The following coding sequences are from one Caballeronia sp. Lep1P3 window:
- a CDS encoding helix-turn-helix domain-containing protein, with translation MTVPEERKALIDLISEATLAGARQARACSILGLSARTVQRWQRGEPDAVDGRSLRHHAPRHKLSADERAELLAIANSPEFGHLPPSQIVPRLADQQRYIASESTFYRVLKAEKQLAHRRSERPAQARSKPRSVCADAPNQLYSWDITYLPTTVRLTRSDGQICS, from the coding sequence ATGACGGTCCCTGAAGAGCGCAAGGCATTGATCGACCTGATCAGCGAGGCGACCCTGGCCGGGGCTCGCCAGGCGCGTGCGTGCAGCATTCTAGGGCTCAGTGCTCGAACGGTTCAGCGCTGGCAGCGCGGCGAACCTGACGCGGTGGACGGGCGCTCGTTACGGCATCACGCGCCGCGTCACAAGCTCTCTGCCGACGAACGCGCCGAGCTTCTGGCGATCGCGAACTCGCCCGAATTCGGTCATCTGCCGCCAAGCCAGATCGTGCCTCGACTGGCAGACCAGCAACGCTATATCGCCTCCGAATCGACGTTCTACCGGGTCCTGAAGGCCGAGAAGCAACTCGCACACCGGCGCAGCGAACGGCCGGCACAGGCACGCAGCAAACCCCGTTCGGTTTGCGCCGATGCACCGAACCAATTGTATAGCTGGGACATCACGTATCTGCCGACCACGGTGAGATTGACCCGCTCCGACGGACAGATTTGCAGTTAA